From a region of the Pseudanabaena sp. ABRG5-3 genome:
- a CDS encoding 2Fe-2S iron-sulfur cluster-binding protein — MPRIKLEPLGITINVSAKNGLWRSLKHAKVELAATCGGQGTCGTCALRVFDGASSLSPMKTLEQVTLKNTRKDISLYRLTCQASVIEDGVVFHLDNKADKKLVQIFARLKNRLAPRNIYHPLTGELLVQEGALITQEILESLLSDS; from the coding sequence ATGCCTCGCATTAAACTCGAACCTCTAGGAATCACAATCAATGTCTCTGCCAAAAATGGATTGTGGCGATCGCTCAAACATGCCAAGGTCGAACTAGCTGCAACCTGTGGCGGACAAGGAACCTGTGGTACTTGTGCCTTAAGGGTTTTTGATGGGGCAAGTAGCCTGAGTCCGATGAAAACCTTAGAGCAAGTAACCCTGAAAAACACACGCAAAGATATCTCTCTATACCGTCTCACTTGCCAAGCCTCAGTAATAGAAGATGGAGTCGTTTTTCATTTAGATAATAAAGCTGATAAAAAGTTAGTGCAAATCTTTGCAAGATTAAAAAATCGACTTGCCCCGCGTAATATCTATCATCCCCTTACAGGAGAGTTACTAGTCCAAGAAGGGGCTTTGATTACCCAAGAAATTCTAGAAAGTTTGCTGAGTGATTCCTGA